ATCGCTCGATGAACATCATCAAGAGAGGCTTCGAGTGTCGCTCGGGAATCCGGAGCAAATCCTTAATGTGCGAAGCGCTTTCAACGTTCCCGATGACCTGCGACAGGCACTCTCTGATTGGCTCCATGATGAGTTTGGTGTCGAGTTCCAATTGCGTTATGAGATCGACCCTCGGCTGATCTGTGGAGTCGAGTTGAACACTGACGGTCACAAGCTGGCCTGGGACGTCTCGGACTCTCTCGACGAAATCCAGCAGGAACTATCGAGAGTAATCGGTCGTGAGATGGCTATCGCAGAGGATTCCGACGAGGAGGCGATCGAACACGCAGATGTTTATCGAACGTAGGAACAGCTGGCTCGAAAACCCCACAACCGATCCTCGACGTCCGAGGGAAAATCGAACGTCGACGCCTCGGAACACAAGGGCTGAGCGTGATGGGAGACGAGGAGACCGGGCGACTCGGTGGACTTCTTGAAGCTACGTTTGAAGCGCTTCAACGCACGATGCAGGAATACCGGGTCAAGCCGGTAGTCGAAGCAGTAGGGCGAGTGACGTTTGTGGGGCATGGAATTGCCCGCGTCCGTGGTCTGGCTGATGTTCGAGCCCGAGAGGTCATACGATTCCCGGGTAACGCTTTGGGGATGGCGTTCAATCTCGACCCGGAGGAGGTTGGGATCGTACTGCTTGATCGCAACGAAGGGTTGTCGTCGGGAGCAGAGGTCCGTCGGACAGGGCGGGTGCTTGATGTTCCGGTCGGAGAGGCCCTGCTTGGACGAGTGGTCGATGCGGTGGGACGTCCGATCGATGGGGATGCTCCGCCCAACACCCGTCGACGATTACCGATTGAGCGGCCAGCCCCCGGGATCATGGATCGGGCTCCCGTGACGGTTCCGCTTCAGACAGGATTGAAGGTCGTAGATGCGTTAATTCCAATTGGCCGTGGTCAGCGTGAGCTGATCCTCGGCGATCGTCAGACTGGGAAAACGGCGATCGCACTCGACGCGATGATCAATCAACGGAATAACAAAGTAATATGCGTCTATTGCGCGATCGGTCAACGAATGTCTGCGGTGGCGAAATTGGTTGACGATCTTGCCAATTACGGAATCCGTAAAAAAACCATTGTGGTTGCAACATCGGAGGAAGATCCGCCGGGATTACAATTCGTTACTCCTTATGCGGCAATGAGTATGGGAGAATACTTTCGGGATCGAGGGCGAGACGTACTGCTTGTCCTGGATGATTTAACTCGGCACGCATGGGCTTATCGAGAATTGTCGCTGTTGCTTCGACGTCCCCCGGGGCGAGAAGCCTTTCCAGGTGATATTTTCTACATTCATTCCCGACTCCTTGAGCGATCGACCCACCTCAACGATAAGCTTGGAGGCGGTTCATTGACAACTCTCCCGATTGTTGAAACTGAGGCGCAGAACATTTCAGCGTACATCCCCACAAACTTGATCTCGATCACCGATGGCCAGATCTATCTCTCGCCGGACCTGTTCCGGAAGGGGGTCCTTCCGGCGATCGAAGTGGGACGATCAGTGTCTCGGGTGGGGGGGAAAACTCAGTTAACAGCCTACCGAGCGGTTGCGGGAGACCTGAAACTGACGTACTCCCAGTTTCAGGAGTTGGAAGCGTTCGCTCGGTTTGGAACCCGGCTCGAAGAGCATACCCGCAAGTCGCTCGAACGCGGACGACGAGTTCGAGAAGTGCTGAAACAGGCACTGTACGAACCATTGACTGTTCCTCAGCAACTTGCCGCCTTGGTTGCCATGATTCACGGATTGTTCGACGAGGTGCCCATCCACTACGTGTCGGCCCTGGAAGCCATGGTTCGAAATGCTGTCGCGGAGGAACTGCCAGAGGTGTGTGAACGAATCGAGTTGGGTCGAGCGCTGGACGAGAATGACCGGCGACTGATGATCGAGGTTGCTCAATCCGTAATCGATGCAAATCGGGAAATGCTTCTGCGGAATGAGGCGGGCGATCACAGGTCTGTCCCCCCGTCGATTTGAGAGAGACATATGAGAGGATCGAGCCAGGGAGGAGTTGAATGCAAACGATCGAGGGCTTGAAGCGTAAGCTGGCGACCGCGGAAGATCTTCACTCGGTTGTGAAAACAATGAAGACGCTCGCGGTCGTGAATATTCGTCAGTACGAGGAAGCGGAGCGTTCGCTCGATTATTACAGTCGAGCGGTCGAAATGGGCTTGCAGATCGTGCTCCGCCAAGGGCTGCGGTCGCCTGTCGTGGCGCGAAAGGCCCCTTCTCGGAACCTTGCAGCAATCGTGTTTGGATCCGATCAAGGAATGTGCGGACAGTTGAATGATGAGGTGGTCCGTCATGCCATTTCAGAAATGGACGACTGGGGAATTGACCGTGCGGGCCGAACACTCTTTGCCGTGGGTCATCGGATCTCAGGGCGACTCGAAGATGCAGGACAACCACTCGGAGGCATGATGTCAGTTCCTGGCTCGACCTCTGGGATCACCCCCGCCGTTCAAGATCTCCTGCTGAGGATCGACCGCTGGCGAGACGACTTGCAAATTGATCGGGTCGTTCTATTCTTTGCCGACCACCATTCCGGAGCCACTTGTCGACCGAGGACGGAGCGCCTTCTTCCCGTCGATGAACACTGGCTCCAGGACCTGCAATCTCGGGAATGGCCGACGAATCAGGTCCCCACGTACACAATGAATTGGGATCGCCTTGTTTCCTCGCTCGTCCGCGAGTATCTCTACGTCTCACTCTATCGAGCGTTTGTCGAGTCACTGGCCAGCGAGAACGCAAGTCGTTTGGCATCAATGCAGGGAGCCGAGCGGAACATCGAGGACCGTATTGTTGAGCTGACAATGCATTGTCAACAGCGCCGACAACTTGCAATTACCGAGGAACTGTTAGATGTTGCTTCGGGATACGAAGCGCTTACGAATGAGAAGAGGATTTGAAGGAAAATTATTCGATTGGAGCACGAATGGCAGTCCTCATTCGATAAGGGGGCGAAATGGCCGTTGATTATCAGACAATCAAGGTCGAAGACTATGAGTCCTATGTTGGTTTGGAGATGGTCGATCGAGTCTATACGAAGGCGGAACCCCTTCGCGGTTTTCGCGTTGCCCATGAAAATTCAACCTATTATGGGGGTGGAGTGGCCGAACTCCTCTCCTCAATGACCTTGCTCATGAGTAGTGTGGGGCTTAAGGCGGGCTGGCGAACAATCCAGGGATCTCCTGACTTTTTCAGTGTGACCAAGAAGATGCACAATGCGCTTCAGGGTGGGGAGATCAATCTAACCAGTCGGAAAATGCAGATTTACGAGAACGCGGTCCGAAACCACCTCGACCACGACCTGGTGATGATTCATGATCCTCAGCCTTTGGGTCTGATTCGACACGATATGAAAAAGGGACCCTGGGTCTGGCAATGTCACCTCGATCTCTCTCACCCAAATCGCGAAGCCTGGAACTATCTGAAACCGCTGATCGAGAGTTATGACGCAGCAATCTTGACCCTCAGGGACTATGCCCAGCATTTATCCATCCCCCAACTGTTCTTCATGCCGGCGATCAATCCATTCTCCATCACGAACCGGGAATTGACTGAGGTCGAGATCAACGAACGTCTCGCCCATTACGCGATTCCGACCGATCTGCCCTTGGTCGTCCAGGTGTCACGATTCGATCGATGGAAGGACCCCGAGGGAGTGATCGAGGCGTTCAAGATTGCCCAAAGGGAAGTGGACAGTACTTTGGTGCTCGTTGGTAACGCTGCAACCGACGATCCAGAAGGAGAGGAGGTCTTCGAGGCGATTGTGAGACAGAGAGATGAACGAGTCCGCATTATTTCACAACAGGATTCGGCTCTAGTGAACGCCTTGCAGCGTCGTGCTGCAGTGGTGTTGAAAAAGTCACTTTCTGAAGCCTTCGGACTTACCGTGACTGAAGCGATGTGGAAAGGGGCGGCGGTGATCGGTGGGAATGTTGGTGGGATACGATATCAGTTCCGTGATGGAGAAAATGGCTTCCTTGTTTCCTTAGTCGCGGAGGCAGCGTCGCGCATTGTCCAGTTGATCAAGAATCGATCGCTTCGTGAACGACTTGGGCACCAAGCCCGCGAAACTGTTAAACAACGATTTCTGATGATTCGGCTTCTTGAACAGTATATTGACCTCTACAAGTCTATTGAGCCCATTTACCGGCTTCGGAAGTCGCCCGATGACTTATTGATGCGCCGCGAACCAACGTATTGAACACTTTTATGCAGATTATTGCCGATTAGAAAATTTGACACAACTGTATCTCCGGGCAAAATATAG
This Tautonia rosea DNA region includes the following protein-coding sequences:
- a CDS encoding alternate F1F0 ATPase, F1 subunit alpha — its product is MGDEETGRLGGLLEATFEALQRTMQEYRVKPVVEAVGRVTFVGHGIARVRGLADVRAREVIRFPGNALGMAFNLDPEEVGIVLLDRNEGLSSGAEVRRTGRVLDVPVGEALLGRVVDAVGRPIDGDAPPNTRRRLPIERPAPGIMDRAPVTVPLQTGLKVVDALIPIGRGQRELILGDRQTGKTAIALDAMINQRNNKVICVYCAIGQRMSAVAKLVDDLANYGIRKKTIVVATSEEDPPGLQFVTPYAAMSMGEYFRDRGRDVLLVLDDLTRHAWAYRELSLLLRRPPGREAFPGDIFYIHSRLLERSTHLNDKLGGGSLTTLPIVETEAQNISAYIPTNLISITDGQIYLSPDLFRKGVLPAIEVGRSVSRVGGKTQLTAYRAVAGDLKLTYSQFQELEAFARFGTRLEEHTRKSLERGRRVREVLKQALYEPLTVPQQLAALVAMIHGLFDEVPIHYVSALEAMVRNAVAEELPEVCERIELGRALDENDRRLMIEVAQSVIDANREMLLRNEAGDHRSVPPSI
- a CDS encoding F0F1 ATP synthase subunit gamma; translation: MQTIEGLKRKLATAEDLHSVVKTMKTLAVVNIRQYEEAERSLDYYSRAVEMGLQIVLRQGLRSPVVARKAPSRNLAAIVFGSDQGMCGQLNDEVVRHAISEMDDWGIDRAGRTLFAVGHRISGRLEDAGQPLGGMMSVPGSTSGITPAVQDLLLRIDRWRDDLQIDRVVLFFADHHSGATCRPRTERLLPVDEHWLQDLQSREWPTNQVPTYTMNWDRLVSSLVREYLYVSLYRAFVESLASENASRLASMQGAERNIEDRIVELTMHCQQRRQLAITEELLDVASGYEALTNEKRI
- a CDS encoding glycosyltransferase codes for the protein MAVDYQTIKVEDYESYVGLEMVDRVYTKAEPLRGFRVAHENSTYYGGGVAELLSSMTLLMSSVGLKAGWRTIQGSPDFFSVTKKMHNALQGGEINLTSRKMQIYENAVRNHLDHDLVMIHDPQPLGLIRHDMKKGPWVWQCHLDLSHPNREAWNYLKPLIESYDAAILTLRDYAQHLSIPQLFFMPAINPFSITNRELTEVEINERLAHYAIPTDLPLVVQVSRFDRWKDPEGVIEAFKIAQREVDSTLVLVGNAATDDPEGEEVFEAIVRQRDERVRIISQQDSALVNALQRRAAVVLKKSLSEAFGLTVTEAMWKGAAVIGGNVGGIRYQFRDGENGFLVSLVAEAASRIVQLIKNRSLRERLGHQARETVKQRFLMIRLLEQYIDLYKSIEPIYRLRKSPDDLLMRREPTY